GACGGCGATATCGAGCCGCTGTCGCGCTCCGGCGCGTTTCTCGGCCAGCATGTCTGCGTGCCGCTGCAGGGCGTCGCGGTCCACATCAACGCCTTCAACTTCCCCGTCTGGGGGATGCTGGAGAAGCTCGCGCCGACGCTGCTCGCCGGCGTGCCGGCGATCGTCAAGCCGGCGACGGCGACCTCCTACCTGACGGAGGCCTGCTTCCGGATGATGATCGAAAGCGGCATTTTCCCGGAGGGCTCGTTTCAGCTCATCGTCGGCGGCACCGGCGATCTGTTGTCGCGACTCGGCTGTCAGGACGTCGTCAGCTTCACCGGCTCGGCCCAGACCGCGCTGATGCTGCGCTCCGACAGACACCTGATCGAGAATTCCGTCCGCTTCGTCGCCGAGCAGGATTCCCTCAACGCCTCGATCCTCGGTCCCGACGCGGAACCGGGGTCGCCCGAATTCGATGCCTTTGTTCGTGAAGTGGTGCGCGAGATGACGGTGAAGGCCGGGCAGAAATGCACGGCGATCCGCCGCATAATCGTGCCCGATGCCACCGTCGATGCGGTGATCGACGCGATCTCCGGCAAGCTGGCGAAGACCGTGATCGGCGATCCGGCATTGGAAGGCACGCGGATGGGCGCGCTGGCGAGCGCCGAGCAGAAGGCCGACGTCCTGGCGAAGGCGGCGATCATCGCTTCGGAATGCGATCGGGTGTTCGGCGATCCCGACGCCTTCACGGTGGAAGGGGCGGACGCGGCGAAGGGCGCTTTCGTGCCGCCGATGCTGTTCCGCTGCGCCGATCCGGACGCGGCGACCAAGACGCACGATACAGAAGCCTTCGGGCCGGTGTCGACCGTCATGGGCTACCGCGATCTCGCTCACGCGGTCGCCATCGCCAACCGCGGGCAGGGCAGCCTCGTTGCTTCGGTGTTCACGCGTGACCCCGCGGTTGCCCGCGCGGTGGTGCTGGGCGCCGGCGCCTGGCACGGGCGGCTCTATTTCGCCAACCGCGACACCGGCAAGGAGGCGACCGGGCACGGCTCGCCGCTGCCGCACATGGTGCATGGCGGTCCGGGCCGGGCCGGAGGTGGGGAGGAGATGGGCGGCGTGCGCGGTGTCCTGCACTACATGCAGCGCACGGCGATCCAGGGCTCGCCCGACCTGCTGACGGCGATCGGCGAGGCCTGGGTGCCCGGATCCCGGGAAATACAGGGCAATGTCCATCCGTTCCGCCGCACGTTCGGCGACCTGCAGATCGGCGAGACGCTGCACACCGCCTCGCGCGAGATCACGCTGGAGGACATCGAGCACTTCGCCCATTTCACCGGCGACACCTTCTACGCCCACATGGACGAGGCGGCGGCGGCCGCCAACCCGTTCTTCCCCGGACGGGTGGCGCACGGCTATCTGCTCCTGAGCTTCGCCGCCGGCCTGTTCGTCGATCCCGATCCGGGGCCGGTGCTCGCCAACTACGGCCTGGACAGCCTGCGCTTCCAGAAGCCGGTCAGCCCCGGCGACTCGATCCGGGTGCGGCTGACGGTGAAGCAGAAGACGCGCCGCAACGCCGACTATGGCGAGGTGCGATGGGACGTCGCGGTGTTCAACCAGAACGACGAGCAGGTCGCGAGCTACGACCTACTGACGATGAACGCGATGTGAGGTCCGAATTCGGCCTCCAATCGGCGCCCGCCTCTTGACCGGGCCGCGCGCCGCGCGCATCATGAAACATGAACCATATGTCATGTTTCAGCCGGTGATGCGATGGAAGCCCCTGCGACACCCAAGACCGCCCGCGGCGAGGCGACGCGACGCGCAATCCTGAGCGCGGCCGAACAGGTGATCGGCGAACGCGGCTTCAACGACGCCTCGATCACCGACATCACCCGCGAGGCCGGCGTCGCGCAGGGCACGTTCTACATCTATTTCAAGAGCAAGGACGAGGTCTTCGCCGAGCTGGTCGTCGACATGGGGAGGCTTCTGCGCGAGGCCCTGAACGATGCGACGGCCGAGGCGGCCGACCGGCTGTCGGCGGAAAAGGAGGGGCTGCGCGGGTTCCTCACCTTCGTTTCCGCGCATCCGAACCTGTACCGGATCATCCAGGAGGCGCTGTTCGTCAATCCGGATGCCTACCGGGCCTATTTCGAGAGCTTCGCCGATGGCTATCGCGACGCGCTCGCGGCAGCGGATGCGGCCGGCGAGATCCGGCCCGGCGATCCGGACGTGCGCGCCTGGATGCTGATGGGCATCGCCAAGACGCTCGGCGAGCGCGCCGTGGTGTGGGGCGACACGACGCCAATCGATGCCGTCGTCGACGCCGCCCACGACATGATCGTCAACGGCCTGAAGCGCTGACCCGATGCGCGCCGCGCTCGTCACCATCGACATCGCGGACGGGGTGGCGACCGTCACGCTCGATCGCCCCGAGCGGCACAATGCGCTGATCCCCGAACTGCTGGAGGATCTGCGCTGGGCGATCGCCGAAGCGCGAAAGCACGATGTCTTCGCGCTCGTCCTCGCCGGGGCGGGGCAAAGCTTCTCCACCGGCGGCGATATCGGCGGCTTTCTGGCATCGTGCG
This is a stretch of genomic DNA from Microbaculum marinisediminis. It encodes these proteins:
- a CDS encoding TetR/AcrR family transcriptional regulator, which encodes MEAPATPKTARGEATRRAILSAAEQVIGERGFNDASITDITREAGVAQGTFYIYFKSKDEVFAELVVDMGRLLREALNDATAEAADRLSAEKEGLRGFLTFVSAHPNLYRIIQEALFVNPDAYRAYFESFADGYRDALAAADAAGEIRPGDPDVRAWMLMGIAKTLGERAVVWGDTTPIDAVVDAAHDMIVNGLKR
- the paaZ gene encoding phenylacetic acid degradation bifunctional protein PaaZ, whose protein sequence is MRLESFAAGRWVAPSGATRPIASAVTGETIAEAGSDGLDFARMVDYARDVGGPALRAMTFHQRAEKLKALAQYLNERRDSLYALSFLTGATKSDSLIDIDGGIGTLFVFSSKGRREMPDAHVYIDGDIEPLSRSGAFLGQHVCVPLQGVAVHINAFNFPVWGMLEKLAPTLLAGVPAIVKPATATSYLTEACFRMMIESGIFPEGSFQLIVGGTGDLLSRLGCQDVVSFTGSAQTALMLRSDRHLIENSVRFVAEQDSLNASILGPDAEPGSPEFDAFVREVVREMTVKAGQKCTAIRRIIVPDATVDAVIDAISGKLAKTVIGDPALEGTRMGALASAEQKADVLAKAAIIASECDRVFGDPDAFTVEGADAAKGAFVPPMLFRCADPDAATKTHDTEAFGPVSTVMGYRDLAHAVAIANRGQGSLVASVFTRDPAVARAVVLGAGAWHGRLYFANRDTGKEATGHGSPLPHMVHGGPGRAGGGEEMGGVRGVLHYMQRTAIQGSPDLLTAIGEAWVPGSREIQGNVHPFRRTFGDLQIGETLHTASREITLEDIEHFAHFTGDTFYAHMDEAAAAANPFFPGRVAHGYLLLSFAAGLFVDPDPGPVLANYGLDSLRFQKPVSPGDSIRVRLTVKQKTRRNADYGEVRWDVAVFNQNDEQVASYDLLTMNAM